The Zerene cesonia ecotype Mississippi chromosome 14, Zerene_cesonia_1.1, whole genome shotgun sequence genome window below encodes:
- the LOC119832099 gene encoding transitional endoplasmic reticulum ATPase TER94 isoform X2 — MADNKSPDDLSTAILRRKDRPNRLIVEEAVSDDNSVVALSQAKMEQLQLFRGDTVLLKGKRRKETVCIVLSDDNCPDEKIRMNRVVRNNLRVRLSDVVSIAPCPSVKYGKRVHILPIDDSVEGLTGNLFEVYLKPYFMEAYRPIHRDDTFMVRGGMRAVEFKVVETDPAPYCIVAPDTVIHCEGEPIKREEEEEALNAVGYDDIGGCRKQLAQIKEMVELPLRHPSLFKAIGVKPPRGILMYGPPGTGKTLIARAVANETGAFFFLINGPEIMSKLAGESESNLRKAFEEADKNSPAIIFIDELDAIAPKREKTHGEVERRIVSQLLTLMDGMKKSSHVIVMAATNRPNSIDPALRRFGRFDREIDIGIPDATGRLEILRIHTKNMKLGDDVDLEQIAAESHGHVGADLASLCSEAALQQIREKMDLIDLEDDQIDAEVLNSLAVSMDNFRYAMTKSSPSALRETVVEVPNVTWTDIGGLQSVKRELQELVQYPVEHPDKFLKFGMQPSRGVLFYGPPGCGKTLLAKAIANECQANFISVKGPELLTMWFGESEANVRDIFDKARSASPCVLFFDELDSIAKSRGGSVSDAGGAADRVINQILTEMDGMGAKKNVFIIGATNRPDIIDPAILRPGRLDQLIYIPLPDEKSREAILRANLRKSPIAKDVDLSYIAKVTQGFSGADLTEICQRACKLAIRQAIEADITRERGRAAQPAGMDDEEDPVPEISRAHFEEAMKFARRSVSDNDIRKYEMFAQTLQQSRGFGTNFRFPSSGGAAGGTGTSGGDQPTFQEEAGDDDLYS, encoded by the exons atgGCTGATAACAAAAG CCCCGATGATCTTTCCACTGCAATCCTCCGCCGCAAGGACAGGCCAAACCGTTTGATCGTCGAAGAGGCCGTCAGCGATGATAATTCAGTTGTTGCGTTATCACAG GCTAAAATGGAACAGCTCCAACTGTTCCGCGGTGACACAGTGCTCCTGAAGGGCAAGCGGCGTAAGGAGACGGTCTGCATCGTTCTGTCAGACGACAACTGCCCTGATGAAAAGATACGCATGAACCGCGTTGTGCGAAACAATCTTCGGGTGCGGCTCTCCGATGTGGTGTCCATCGCCCCCTGCCCTTCAGTCAAGTACGGAAAACGTGTACACATTCTGCCGATTGATGATTCCGTTGAAGGTTTGACTGG AAACCTATTCGAAGTATATCTAAAACCGTACTTCATGGAGGCATACCGCCCCATCCATCGTGACGATACATTTATGGTGCGAGGTGGCATGCGTGCCGTCGAGTTCAAAGTGGTCGAGACTGATCCCGCTCCATACTGTATCGTTGCCCCCGATACAGTTATACACTGCGAGGGAGAGCCGATTAAACGAGAG GAGGAGGAAGAAGCGCTGAACGCGGTGGGCTACGACGACATCGGCGGGTGCCGCAAACAGCTGGCGCAGATCAAGGAGATGGTGGAGCTGCCGCTGCGCCACCCCTCGCTGTTCAAGGCGATCGGCGTGAAGCCGCCCCGCGGGATTCTCATGTACGGGCCCCCGGGGACGGGCAAGACCCTCATAGCCAGGGCCGTGGCTAATGAGACCG GCGCGTTCTTCTTCCTCATCAACGGGCCGGAGATCATGTCGAAGCTGGCCGGCGAGTCCGAGTCGAACTTGCGCAAAGCGTTCGAGGAGGCGGACAAGAACTCGCCCGCCATCATCTTCATCGACGAGCTGGACGCGATCGCGCCCAAGCGGGAGAAGACGCACGGCGAGGTGGAGCGCCGCATCGTGTCGCAGCTGCTCACGCTTATGGATG GCATGAAGAAGTCGTCGCACGTGATTGTGATGGCGGCGACGAACCGGCCGAACTCGATCGACCCGGCGCTGCGCCGCTTCGGGCGCTTCGACCGCGAGATCGACATCGGCATTCCCGACGCGACCGGCCGCCTCGAGATACTGCGCATACACACCAAGAACATGAAGCTCGGCGACGACGTCGACCTCGAGCAG ATCGCGGCCGAATCGCATGGTCACGTGGGCGCTGACTTGGCGTCTCTGTGCTCTGAGGCTGCGCTGCAGCAGATCCGCGAGAAGATGGACCTCATCGACCTCGAGGACGACCAGATCGACGCGGAGGTGCTCAACTCCCTCGCCGTCTCGATGGATAACTTCCGT TACGCGATGACGAAGTCGTCCCCGTCGGCGCTGCGCGAGACGGTGGTGGAGGTGCCCAACGTGACGTGGACGGACATCGGCGGGCTGCAGAGCGTCAAGCGCGAGCTGCAGGAGCTGGTGCAGTACCCGGTGGAGCATCCGGACAAGTTCCTCAAGTTCGGCATGCAGCCCTCGCGCGGCGTGCTCTTCTACGGCCCGCCCGGCTGCG GTAAGACATTGTTGGCCAAAGCCATCGCCAACGAGTGCCAAGCCAATTTCATCTCAGTGAAGGGCCCCGAGCTGCTCACGATGTGGTTTGGTGAATCTGAGGCTAACGTGCGCGATATCTTCGACAAG GCGCGCAGCGCGTCCCCGTGCGTGCTGTTCTTCGACGAGCTGGACTCCATCGCGAAGTCGCGCGGCGGCTCCGTGTCGGACGCCGGCGGCGCCGCCGACCGCGTCATCAACCAGATCCTCACCGAGATGGACGGCATGGGCGCCAAGAAGAACGTCTTCATCATTG GCGCCACGAACCGGCCCGACATAATCGACCCGGCGATCCTGCGGCCGGGGCGTTTGGACCAGCTGATCTACATCCCGCTGCCGGACGAGAAGTCGCGCGAGGCCATCCTGCGCGCCAACCTGCGCAAGTCGCCCATCGCCAAGGACGTCGACCTCTCCTACATCGCTAAG GTGACGCAAGGGTTCAGCGGCGCCGACCTGACGGAGATCTGCCAGCGCGCGTGCAAGCTCGCCATCCGGCAGGCCATCGAGGCCGACATCACGCGCGAGCGCGGCCGCGCCGCGCAGCCCGCCGGCATGGAC GACGAGGAGGACCCGGTGCCGGAGATCAGCCGCGCGCACTTCGAGGAGGCGATGAAGTTCGCGCGCCGCTCCGTCTCCGACAACGACATCCGCAAGTACGAGATGTTCGCGCAGACGCTGCAGCAGAGCCGCGGCTTCGGGACCAACTTCAG GTTCCCGTCgagcggcggcgcggcgggcggcacGGGCACGTCGGGCGGCGACCAGCCCACCTTCCAGGAGGAGGCCGGCGACGACGACCTCTACAGCTAG
- the LOC119832099 gene encoding transitional endoplasmic reticulum ATPase TER94 isoform X1 gives MADNKSPDDLSTAILRRKDRPNRLIVEEAVSDDNSVVALSQAKMEQLQLFRGDTVLLKGKRRKETVCIVLSDDNCPDEKIRMNRVVRNNLRVRLSDVVSIAPCPSVKYGKRVHILPIDDSVEGLTGNLFEVYLKPYFMEAYRPIHRDDTFMVRGGMRAVEFKVVETDPAPYCIVAPDTVIHCEGEPIKREEEEEALNAVGYDDIGGCRKQLAQIKEMVELPLRHPSLFKAIGVKPPRGILMYGPPGTGKTLIARAVANETGAFFFLINGPEIMSKLAGESESNLRKAFEEADKNSPAIIFIDELDAIAPKREKTHGEVERRIVSQLLTLMDGMKKSSHVIVMAATNRPNSIDPALRRFGRFDREIDIGIPDATGRLEILRIHTKNMKLGDDVDLEQIAAESHGHVGADLASLCSEAALQQIREKMDLIDLEDDQIDAEVLNSLAVSMDNFRYAMTKSSPSALRETVVEVPNVTWTDIGGLQSVKRELQELVQYPVEHPDKFLKFGMQPSRGVLFYGPPGCGKTLLAKAIANECQANFISVKGPELLTMWFGESEANVRDIFDKARSASPCVLFFDELDSIAKSRGGSVSDAGGAADRVINQILTEMDGMGAKKNVFIIGATNRPDIIDPAILRPGRLDQLIYIPLPDEKSREAILRANLRKSPIAKDVDLSYIAKVTQGFSGADLTEICQRACKLAIRQAIEADITRERGRAAQPAGMDMDEEDPVPEISRAHFEEAMKFARRSVSDNDIRKYEMFAQTLQQSRGFGTNFRFPSSGGAAGGTGTSGGDQPTFQEEAGDDDLYS, from the exons atgGCTGATAACAAAAG CCCCGATGATCTTTCCACTGCAATCCTCCGCCGCAAGGACAGGCCAAACCGTTTGATCGTCGAAGAGGCCGTCAGCGATGATAATTCAGTTGTTGCGTTATCACAG GCTAAAATGGAACAGCTCCAACTGTTCCGCGGTGACACAGTGCTCCTGAAGGGCAAGCGGCGTAAGGAGACGGTCTGCATCGTTCTGTCAGACGACAACTGCCCTGATGAAAAGATACGCATGAACCGCGTTGTGCGAAACAATCTTCGGGTGCGGCTCTCCGATGTGGTGTCCATCGCCCCCTGCCCTTCAGTCAAGTACGGAAAACGTGTACACATTCTGCCGATTGATGATTCCGTTGAAGGTTTGACTGG AAACCTATTCGAAGTATATCTAAAACCGTACTTCATGGAGGCATACCGCCCCATCCATCGTGACGATACATTTATGGTGCGAGGTGGCATGCGTGCCGTCGAGTTCAAAGTGGTCGAGACTGATCCCGCTCCATACTGTATCGTTGCCCCCGATACAGTTATACACTGCGAGGGAGAGCCGATTAAACGAGAG GAGGAGGAAGAAGCGCTGAACGCGGTGGGCTACGACGACATCGGCGGGTGCCGCAAACAGCTGGCGCAGATCAAGGAGATGGTGGAGCTGCCGCTGCGCCACCCCTCGCTGTTCAAGGCGATCGGCGTGAAGCCGCCCCGCGGGATTCTCATGTACGGGCCCCCGGGGACGGGCAAGACCCTCATAGCCAGGGCCGTGGCTAATGAGACCG GCGCGTTCTTCTTCCTCATCAACGGGCCGGAGATCATGTCGAAGCTGGCCGGCGAGTCCGAGTCGAACTTGCGCAAAGCGTTCGAGGAGGCGGACAAGAACTCGCCCGCCATCATCTTCATCGACGAGCTGGACGCGATCGCGCCCAAGCGGGAGAAGACGCACGGCGAGGTGGAGCGCCGCATCGTGTCGCAGCTGCTCACGCTTATGGATG GCATGAAGAAGTCGTCGCACGTGATTGTGATGGCGGCGACGAACCGGCCGAACTCGATCGACCCGGCGCTGCGCCGCTTCGGGCGCTTCGACCGCGAGATCGACATCGGCATTCCCGACGCGACCGGCCGCCTCGAGATACTGCGCATACACACCAAGAACATGAAGCTCGGCGACGACGTCGACCTCGAGCAG ATCGCGGCCGAATCGCATGGTCACGTGGGCGCTGACTTGGCGTCTCTGTGCTCTGAGGCTGCGCTGCAGCAGATCCGCGAGAAGATGGACCTCATCGACCTCGAGGACGACCAGATCGACGCGGAGGTGCTCAACTCCCTCGCCGTCTCGATGGATAACTTCCGT TACGCGATGACGAAGTCGTCCCCGTCGGCGCTGCGCGAGACGGTGGTGGAGGTGCCCAACGTGACGTGGACGGACATCGGCGGGCTGCAGAGCGTCAAGCGCGAGCTGCAGGAGCTGGTGCAGTACCCGGTGGAGCATCCGGACAAGTTCCTCAAGTTCGGCATGCAGCCCTCGCGCGGCGTGCTCTTCTACGGCCCGCCCGGCTGCG GTAAGACATTGTTGGCCAAAGCCATCGCCAACGAGTGCCAAGCCAATTTCATCTCAGTGAAGGGCCCCGAGCTGCTCACGATGTGGTTTGGTGAATCTGAGGCTAACGTGCGCGATATCTTCGACAAG GCGCGCAGCGCGTCCCCGTGCGTGCTGTTCTTCGACGAGCTGGACTCCATCGCGAAGTCGCGCGGCGGCTCCGTGTCGGACGCCGGCGGCGCCGCCGACCGCGTCATCAACCAGATCCTCACCGAGATGGACGGCATGGGCGCCAAGAAGAACGTCTTCATCATTG GCGCCACGAACCGGCCCGACATAATCGACCCGGCGATCCTGCGGCCGGGGCGTTTGGACCAGCTGATCTACATCCCGCTGCCGGACGAGAAGTCGCGCGAGGCCATCCTGCGCGCCAACCTGCGCAAGTCGCCCATCGCCAAGGACGTCGACCTCTCCTACATCGCTAAG GTGACGCAAGGGTTCAGCGGCGCCGACCTGACGGAGATCTGCCAGCGCGCGTGCAAGCTCGCCATCCGGCAGGCCATCGAGGCCGACATCACGCGCGAGCGCGGCCGCGCCGCGCAGCCCGCCGGCATGGAC ATGGACGAGGAGGACCCGGTGCCGGAGATCAGCCGCGCGCACTTCGAGGAGGCGATGAAGTTCGCGCGCCGCTCCGTCTCCGACAACGACATCCGCAAGTACGAGATGTTCGCGCAGACGCTGCAGCAGAGCCGCGGCTTCGGGACCAACTTCAG GTTCCCGTCgagcggcggcgcggcgggcggcacGGGCACGTCGGGCGGCGACCAGCCCACCTTCCAGGAGGAGGCCGGCGACGACGACCTCTACAGCTAG